In Streptomyces sp. NBC_00704, a genomic segment contains:
- the sbnA gene encoding 2,3-diaminopropionate biosynthesis protein SbnA, with product MPIISEPQQYHENDLFVDLHRTFGRRLYLKCEGFNFAGSIKLKAARAMVDAAEAGGVLRPGSVLVESSSGNLGVALSILAASKGYGFVCVTDSRCNLATKQLIEAMGGTVHVVTEPAADGGFLGARLRLVKELCESDDRHVWLNQYANPNNALAHYWATAPAIAERFPDLKVAFIGAGTTGTLMGCARYFKENRPDVKVVAVDAVGSVTFGGPSLPRQIPGLGTGVRPPLLDRSYVDDVVHVAEVDTVRACRRLARRGFLFGGSTGTVISGALRWLDEYAPGPDVTAVAVAPDMGDRYLDSIYHRSWVEEIYGSAALAGELEGLEDVPMMSTTGVA from the coding sequence GTGCCAATTATTTCAGAGCCGCAGCAGTACCACGAGAACGATCTGTTCGTCGACCTCCACCGGACCTTCGGACGCAGGCTCTACCTGAAGTGCGAAGGGTTCAACTTCGCGGGTTCGATCAAACTCAAGGCCGCTCGGGCCATGGTCGACGCGGCGGAGGCCGGCGGGGTGCTGCGACCGGGCTCGGTCCTGGTGGAGTCGTCGTCGGGCAACCTCGGCGTCGCCCTGAGCATCCTCGCCGCCAGCAAGGGCTACGGCTTCGTCTGCGTCACGGACAGCCGCTGCAACCTGGCCACGAAGCAGCTCATCGAGGCCATGGGCGGCACGGTGCACGTCGTGACGGAACCCGCGGCCGACGGCGGATTCCTCGGCGCGAGACTGCGTCTGGTCAAGGAGCTGTGCGAGTCGGACGACCGCCATGTCTGGCTCAACCAGTACGCCAACCCGAACAACGCGCTCGCCCACTACTGGGCGACGGCGCCGGCGATCGCCGAGCGCTTTCCCGATCTGAAGGTGGCCTTCATCGGCGCGGGCACGACCGGCACGCTCATGGGGTGCGCCCGCTACTTCAAGGAGAACCGTCCCGACGTCAAGGTCGTCGCCGTCGACGCGGTCGGTTCGGTGACCTTCGGAGGGCCGTCCCTGCCGCGGCAGATCCCCGGCCTCGGCACGGGGGTCCGCCCGCCCCTGCTCGACCGGTCCTACGTGGACGACGTGGTCCACGTGGCCGAGGTGGACACCGTGCGGGCCTGCCGCCGACTGGCCAGACGGGGCTTCCTCTTCGGCGGATCCACGGGCACGGTGATCAGCGGCGCGCTGCGCTGGCTCGACGAGTACGCGCCGGGCCCGGACGTCACCGCCGTGGCCGTCGCACCGGACATGGGCGACAGGTACCTGGACTCGATCTACCACAGGAGCTGGGTCGAGGAGATCTACGGCAGCGCGGCGCTCGCCGGCGAACTGGAAGGGCTCGAGGACGTGCCGATGATGTCCACGACAGGTGTGGC